The Oncorhynchus tshawytscha isolate Ot180627B linkage group LG08, Otsh_v2.0, whole genome shotgun sequence genome window below encodes:
- the LOC112246857 gene encoding leucine-rich repeat and immunoglobulin-like domain-containing nogo receptor-interacting protein 2: MRRSALYHCHPLLGGALLLLLASCAMGCPARCDCSAQTKSVSCHRKRLPTIPEGIPIETRLLDLSKNKLRSITPDNFSSFLQLEDLDLSDNLIGVVEPGSFKFQLSLRSLNFHSNLLQLVPAGVLSGLANLTSLDLSHNKLVVLLDHGFQDLRRLMSLEVGDNELVFISQRAFTGLLGLQSLTLERCNLTVVPTDALGHLHSLVELRLRHLGISTLKPYSFKRLPRLRHLEIDYWPWLEVLPALSLHSLNLTTLSVTNTNLSSFPGHALRNLPYLTHLNLSFCHIQHIQQGVLDQLPRLQELHLRGAQLVYIEPLAFLGLPALHMLDVSHNQLDSVERAVFKSPDSLQTLLMGGNPLVCDCRLLWLLSGRKPPFLQLPDPQPECSAPERLRGKPLLDLKEPLVTRYVICTKPRIGPNTTQLLLADEGKPVRLNCIADGAPRPSMAWVTPHRQYVTVKSTGRVTVHTDGTLEIKAAELHDSGVYLCVASNAAGNASLSASLAVKSLGISDTSLYANKIGLLADSNGTWANGTVLYNMTNPIDLKTIIISTAMGCLSFLGVVIFCFLLLFAWSRGKGRHKSNFDMEYVPRKSNGTAAEATETSGPRRVNMKMI, from the coding sequence ATGCGGCGCTCCGCCCTGTACCACTGCCACCCTCTTCTGGGTGGGGCTCTGCTGCTACTGCTGGCTAGCTGCGCCATGGGCTGCCCTGCCCGCTGCGATTGCTCCGCCCAGACTAAGTCGGTCAGCTGCCATCGCAAGCGCCTGCCCACCATCCCTGAGGGCATCCCCATCGAGACCCGGCTTCTGGACCTGAGCAAGAACAAGCTGCGGAGCATCACCCCAGACAACTTCTCCTCCTTCCTACAACTGGAGGATCTGGACCTCAGCGATAACCTGATTGGCGTGGTCGAACCGGGCTCCTTCAAATTTCAGCTCTCCCTGCGCTCGCTGAACTTCCACAGCAACCTCCTCCAGCTGGTCCCTGCCGGCGTGCTCTCCGGCCTGGCCAACCTCACAAGTCTGGACCTCAGCCACAACAAGCTGGTGGTGCTGCTGGACCATGGCTTCCAGGACCTTCGGAGGCTGATGTCCCTTGAGGTAGGCGACAATGAGCTGGTGTTCATCTCCCAGAGGGCCTTCACAGGCCTGCTGGGCCTACAGAGCCTCACCCTGGAGCGCTGCAACCTGACTGTGGTGCCCACCGATGCCCTGGGTCACCTGCACAGCCTGGTGGAGCTCCGCCTGCGCCACTTGGGCATCAGCACACTGAAGCCCTATTCCTTCAAGAGACTTCCCCGTCTTCGCCACCTGGAGATCGATTACTGGCCCTGGTTGGAAGTCTTACCCGCTCTGTCACTACACAGCCTCAACCTCACCACGCTCTCTGTCACCAATACCAACTTGTCTTCCTTCCCCGGCCATGCTCTACGCAACCTGCCCTACCTCACGCACCTCAACCTGTCCTTCTGCCACATCCAGCACATCCAGCAAGGGGTGCTAGACCAGCTTCCGCGACTGCAGGAGTTGCACCTGCGAGGAGCTCAACTGGTTTACATTGAACCCCTGGCCTTCCTGGGCCTCCCAGCACTACATATGTTGGACGTGTCCCACAACCAGCTGGACTCAGTGGAGCGAGCTGTGTTCAAGTCCCCTGACAGCCTGCAGACGCTGCTCATGGGGGGGAACCCACTGGTGTGCGACTGCCGGCTCCTATGGCTGCTGAGTGGCCGGAAGCCACCCTTTCTGCAGCTCCCTGACCCCCAGCCCGAGTGCAGTGCCCCTGAGCGCCTCCGTGGGAAACCCCTGCTGGACCTCAAGGAGCCACTGGTGACACGGTACGTGATCTGCACCAAGCCCCGGATTGGGCCCAACACCACCCAGCTGCTGCTGGCAGATGAGGGGAAGCCTGTTCGGCTCAACTGCATTGCAGACGGGGCTCCTCGGCCCTCCATGGCCTGGGTGACGCCACACAGACAGTATGTCACAGTGAAAAGCACCGGTAGAGTGACGGTCCATACCGACGGCACCCTGGAGATCAAGGCTGCAGAGCTGCACGATAGTGGCGTGTACCTGTGTGTGGCCAGCAATGCGGCGGGCAACGCCAGCCTGTCGGCCTCGCTGGCGGTGAAGAGCCTGGGCATCAGCGACACATCGCTCTACGCCAACAAGATTGGACTCCTGGCAGACTCCAACGGGACCTGGGCCAACGGGACCGTCCTGTACAATATGACAAACCCCATAGACCTGAAGACCATCATCATCTCCACAGCAATGGGCTGCCTGTCCTTCCTGGGCGTGGTCATTTTCTGTTTCCTGCTCCTGTTTGCATGGAGTCGTGGGAAGGGAAGGCACAAGAGCAACTTTGACATGGAGTACGTTCCCCGCAAATCGAACGGGACAGCAGCTGAGGCAACTGAGACAAGCGGGCCCAGACGAGTCAACATGAAAATGATTTAA
- the LOC112246784 gene encoding guanine nucleotide exchange C9orf72-like isoform X1, with amino-acid sequence MFVPSYHTIYASYKPNTLRLWYSNNMSSGPPQSPAVAKTEVTVEGECPLLAATFAYWDNILGPRVRHIWAPRCEQPLLLSDGEVTFLANHTLNGEILRSAECGAVDVKFFVLAEKGVIIVSLIFDGELKGDKNTCALSIILPQTELAFYLPLHTVCVERLKHIIRKGRIWMQKGYNIISVLTSEIVPIMELLSSMKTHSVPEDIDIKDTILNDDDIGDSCHEDFLHKAISSHLQTCGCSMVVGSNPDKVNKIVRTLSLFLTPAERKCSRLCKADSSFKYDTGLFVQGLLKDSTGSFVLPFRQVLYSPYPTTHIDVDINTVKQMPPCHEHTYNQRLYMRSELSTLWKAASEDDIAPDAVIHTDESFTPNLNIFQDVMHKDTLVKLFIDEVFMLKPGLNLRSTYLAQFLLILHRKALALLKYIEDETQKGKKPFRSLRSLKTDLDLMVEGDLNIVMAFAEKLRAGLHSFVFGKPFYTSVQERDVLMSF; translated from the exons ATGTTTGTGCCGTCATACCACACTATTTATGCGAGCTACAAACCAAATACATTGAGACTTTG GTACAGTAACAACATGTCTTCTGGCCCACCTCAGTCGCCCGCAGTGGCTAAGACAGAGGTGACTGTCGAAGGAGAATGCCCTCTCCTCGCCGCCACCTTTGCCTACTGGGACAACATCCTAGGCCCGCGAGTGCGTCACATCTGGGCTCCCAGGTGTGAGCAGCCGCTGTTGCTGAGTGACGGTGAAGTCACCTTCCTGGCCAATCACACGCTGAACGGGGAGATTCTGCGCAGCGCCGAGTGTGGAGCGGTGGACGTCAAGTTCTTTGTCCTAGCTGAGAAGGGTGTCATCATTGTCTCGCTGATCTTTGACGGCGAGCTGAAGGGTGACAAGAACACGTGTGCCCTGTCCATTATTCTTCCACAGACAGAGCTGGCCTTCTACCTGCCCctgcacactgtctgtgtggagagGCTCAAACACATAATCCGCAAGGGACGCATCTGGATGCAGAAA GGCTACAACATAATTTCTGTGCTGACATCAGAGATTGTCCCCATCATGGAGCTGCTGTCCTCCATGAAGACACACAGTGTCCCAGAGGACATAGAT ATCAAGGACACCATCCTAAATGATGACGACATTGGAGACAGCTGCCATGAAGATTTCCTGCATAA GGCCATCAGTTCTCATCTCCAAACGTGTGGCTGCTCCATGGTGGTCGGAAGCAACCCAGACAAAGTCAACAAG ATAGTGCGAACACTGAGCCTTTTCCTCACCCCTGCTGAGAGGAAGTGCTCTCGGCTCTGTAAAGCTGACTCCTCTTTCAAGTACGACACAGGACTGTTTGTGCAAGGCCTCCTCAAG GACTCCACGGGCAGCTTTGTCTTGCCCTTCCGCCAGGTGCTGTACTCGCCCTACCCGACCACGCACATTGACGTGGACATCAACACGGTGAAGCAGATGCCACCCTGCCATGAGCACACGTACAACCAGCGCCTCTACATGCGCTCGGAGCTCAGCACACTCTGGAAGGCAGCCAGCGAGGATGACATCGCCCCCGACGCTGTCATTCACACCGATGAGTCCTTCACCCCCAACCT AAATATTTTTCAGGATGTTATGCATAAAGACACTCTGGTGAAGTTATTTATAGATGAG GTGTTCATGCTGAAGCCAGGCCTCAATCTGCGAAGTACTTACTTAGCCCAGTTCTTGCTGATCCTTCACAGGAAGGCTCTCGCGCTACTCAAAtatattgaagatgaaac GCAAAAGGGAAAGAAGCCTTTCCGCTCCTTGCGCAGCTTGAAGACAGACCTCGACCTGATGGTGGAAGGCGACCTGAATATTGTCATGGCTTTTGCTGAGAAGCTGAGGGCTGGACTGCACTCCTTTGTATTTGGGAAGCCATTCTACACCAGTGTACAGGAGCGAGATGTGCTCATGAGTTTTTGA
- the LOC112246784 gene encoding guanine nucleotide exchange C9orf72-like isoform X2, with translation MEAPIAVWICTQLLQYSNNMSSGPPQSPAVAKTEVTVEGECPLLAATFAYWDNILGPRVRHIWAPRCEQPLLLSDGEVTFLANHTLNGEILRSAECGAVDVKFFVLAEKGVIIVSLIFDGELKGDKNTCALSIILPQTELAFYLPLHTVCVERLKHIIRKGRIWMQKGYNIISVLTSEIVPIMELLSSMKTHSVPEDIDIKDTILNDDDIGDSCHEDFLHKAISSHLQTCGCSMVVGSNPDKVNKIVRTLSLFLTPAERKCSRLCKADSSFKYDTGLFVQGLLKDSTGSFVLPFRQVLYSPYPTTHIDVDINTVKQMPPCHEHTYNQRLYMRSELSTLWKAASEDDIAPDAVIHTDESFTPNLNIFQDVMHKDTLVKLFIDEVFMLKPGLNLRSTYLAQFLLILHRKALALLKYIEDETQKGKKPFRSLRSLKTDLDLMVEGDLNIVMAFAEKLRAGLHSFVFGKPFYTSVQERDVLMSF, from the exons ATGGAGGcacccatagctgtatggatatGTACACaactgctaca GTACAGTAACAACATGTCTTCTGGCCCACCTCAGTCGCCCGCAGTGGCTAAGACAGAGGTGACTGTCGAAGGAGAATGCCCTCTCCTCGCCGCCACCTTTGCCTACTGGGACAACATCCTAGGCCCGCGAGTGCGTCACATCTGGGCTCCCAGGTGTGAGCAGCCGCTGTTGCTGAGTGACGGTGAAGTCACCTTCCTGGCCAATCACACGCTGAACGGGGAGATTCTGCGCAGCGCCGAGTGTGGAGCGGTGGACGTCAAGTTCTTTGTCCTAGCTGAGAAGGGTGTCATCATTGTCTCGCTGATCTTTGACGGCGAGCTGAAGGGTGACAAGAACACGTGTGCCCTGTCCATTATTCTTCCACAGACAGAGCTGGCCTTCTACCTGCCCctgcacactgtctgtgtggagagGCTCAAACACATAATCCGCAAGGGACGCATCTGGATGCAGAAA GGCTACAACATAATTTCTGTGCTGACATCAGAGATTGTCCCCATCATGGAGCTGCTGTCCTCCATGAAGACACACAGTGTCCCAGAGGACATAGAT ATCAAGGACACCATCCTAAATGATGACGACATTGGAGACAGCTGCCATGAAGATTTCCTGCATAA GGCCATCAGTTCTCATCTCCAAACGTGTGGCTGCTCCATGGTGGTCGGAAGCAACCCAGACAAAGTCAACAAG ATAGTGCGAACACTGAGCCTTTTCCTCACCCCTGCTGAGAGGAAGTGCTCTCGGCTCTGTAAAGCTGACTCCTCTTTCAAGTACGACACAGGACTGTTTGTGCAAGGCCTCCTCAAG GACTCCACGGGCAGCTTTGTCTTGCCCTTCCGCCAGGTGCTGTACTCGCCCTACCCGACCACGCACATTGACGTGGACATCAACACGGTGAAGCAGATGCCACCCTGCCATGAGCACACGTACAACCAGCGCCTCTACATGCGCTCGGAGCTCAGCACACTCTGGAAGGCAGCCAGCGAGGATGACATCGCCCCCGACGCTGTCATTCACACCGATGAGTCCTTCACCCCCAACCT AAATATTTTTCAGGATGTTATGCATAAAGACACTCTGGTGAAGTTATTTATAGATGAG GTGTTCATGCTGAAGCCAGGCCTCAATCTGCGAAGTACTTACTTAGCCCAGTTCTTGCTGATCCTTCACAGGAAGGCTCTCGCGCTACTCAAAtatattgaagatgaaac GCAAAAGGGAAAGAAGCCTTTCCGCTCCTTGCGCAGCTTGAAGACAGACCTCGACCTGATGGTGGAAGGCGACCTGAATATTGTCATGGCTTTTGCTGAGAAGCTGAGGGCTGGACTGCACTCCTTTGTATTTGGGAAGCCATTCTACACCAGTGTACAGGAGCGAGATGTGCTCATGAGTTTTTGA